GTGATTCACCCGTAACGACCGGGGCCGGCGGGAAACCGCCGGCCCTTCTTTGTTCCTGACCTGTGCCATAAAGGCGCTGAACGGCCGGTCCGGAAGGACTCTTCCCTCCCCGTCATCCATGGGGGCGCGGACGGAATGGAAACAGGTCGAATCGTTGGTTGCAGCGCATAAAATAAGCTGACCTGTTTTCTTCGGTTTTCTTCACGACCGGATCATGACGAGCATCATCTTGAAGGACTTGACGGCCTGGAGCGCATGGGGCTCGCCGGCGGGCATGATGATCATTTCACCTGCCTTCAGCCGGTGCGGCCTGCCCGAAATGGAGATTTCCGCCTCGCCGTCCAGAACCAGAACCAAGGCATCGAAGGGCGCCGTGTGCTCGCTCAGACCCTGTCCTTCGTCGAAGGCAAACAGGGTGACCGTCCCGGTTTTCCGCCCCAGTACCTGCCGGCTCACCACGGAGCCCTCCTGGTAGGCCGCCAGGGCCGCTGTCTCAAGCACCCTGCCCCGGAGATCCGCCTCTTTCGCATCGATTCGTTCCATGGTTTTACCTCCATCAGGAGAAGGGGGCAGGCTTGAAATCCGCCCCTGGAATTATTTCAGGATTGCCGCCAGGTCCGCCTCCGCCGTTGTGATGGGCATGAGGCCGAAGTCCTTCACCAGGACATCCAGAACGCCCGGCGATACGAAGGCCGGCAGGGACGGCCCCAGGCGGATGTTCCGGATCCCCAGGTGGAGCAGCGTCAGCAGGATCGCCACGGCCTTCTGCTCGTACCAAGACAGGACCAGGGACAGGGGCAGTTCGTTCACCCCCACGCCGAAGGCCTCCGCCAGGGCCTGGGCGATCTTCACGGCCGAGTAGGCGTCGTTGCACTGGCCGACGTCGAGGAGCCGCGGGATCCCGCCGATGTCCCCCAGTTCGCGGTCGAAAAACCGGAACTTCCCGCAGGCCAGGGTGAGAATGACCGTGTCGGCCGGCGCCTTCTCGACGAACTCGGTGTAGTAGCTCCGCCCGGGCCGGGCACCGTCGCAGCCTCCCACGAGGAAGAAGTGCCGGATCTTCCCGGCCTTCACCGCTTCCACCACCGCGCCCGCCACGGAGAGGACCGCGTTCCTCCCGAACCCGACGGTGACGGACTTCTCCCCTGTCTCCTCCGTGAATCCCGGCAGGGACAGGGCCTTGTCGATCACCGCGGAAAAGGACTCCCGATCGAGATGCGGGATGCCCGGCCACCCGACGGCTCCGGTGGTGAAGATCCGGTCCGCGTATTCCTCCCGGGGCTTCTGGAGGCAGTTGGTCGTCATCAGGATCGCCCCGGGGAAGGCGGTGAATTCCCGGTGCTGGTTCTGCCAGGCCGTCCCGTAGTGGCCGTACAGGTGCGGATATTTTTTCAGGCCGGGATAGCCGTGGACCGGCAGCATCTCGCCGTGGGTGTACACGTCGATCCCCTTTCCCGCGCTCATGCGGAGGATCTGTTCGAGGTCCATCAGGTCGTGGCCGGAGACGAGAATGGCCTTCCCCGGCCTCGTTCCCAGGGGCACCTGCGTCGGCACCGGATGGCCGTAGGTCTCCGTGTGGGCCGCATCCAGGATCTCCATGGCCCGGAGGTTGATCGCACCGCATTTCAGGACGAGTCCCAGAAGATCCGGCACGCCGAGGCTTTCGTCGAGCGTCGACGCCAGACCCTCGTGGCAGAATCCGTAGACGGCCTCATCCTCCCGGCCCAGGATTCGGGCGTGGTCCGCATAGGCGGCAACGCCCTTGAGCCCGTACGTCAGGAGTTCCCGAAGAGAGCGAATGTTCAAATCGAGGCTGTCCGCCGTCGGGATGCCGACCTCCTCCCCCTGGCGGACGAGACCCTCCAGGGAATCCGCCGGGGCGAACGAGAAGGCCTTTCCCTCCGGTGGTGTGCCGCCCGCTCCAAGAATCTTCTCCCGGAGGGCGTCCCTTCTTTCCGCACATTCGCGAACCAGCGCGGCGATCCTCTCGGGATCGAAGTTGACGTTGGTCAGGGTCGCAAAGAGAGCCCGCACGGTAAACGGGCCGGCCCCGGAATCGACAAGTCCCATCCGTCGGGCCGCGAGCACGGTCCCGGAATATCCCTTCAGGGCATGAACCAGCAGGTCCTGCAGGACCGCCACCTCGGGAGGCTTTCCGCACACACCGCCTTTTTCACATCCCGTTCCTTTCGCCGTCTGCTCGCACTGAAAACAAAACATGGCATCCTCCTGTCCCGGCGCATCGGGGGCGCCGTCCGTTTTCGGAATACATAACCCGCTGCGCCGCGGCAGTCCTTGACTTAAATCAAGAGTTCTGCTCTTTTCCTCCCACGATCCCCATGAAAGGAGCCCCCGATGGAAACCGCCTCCTGGCTGACAGGACAGATCCGCGAATTCGCCCGGACAAGCCCGGACAACTCCCTCAGGAATCATGGCGGCGAGAGGGCCTGGCAGGAGCCGCTCGTGGGGTTCGCCGGCGGGGCCGATCCCCTCTTTGTCCGGCTGAAGGAGGACATCGGTGATTTTTACTGGACGCCCGGGGAGATCTTCAGCCTGACCTTCCCGGACCGGCCCTTTCTGCCGGAGGACCTGACCGTCGCCAGCTGGGTTCTTCCCCAGACGAAGGCGACAAAGGAAGACAACCGGCACCTCGACGAGCGCCCCTCGGAGCGCTGGGCCCGCTCCCGGAAGTTCGGCGAAGAGTTCAACGTACTGCTCGCCCGCCACGTCGTGGACCGGCTCCGGGAAAAGGGGATCGACGCCGTGGCCCCGTCTCTCGGCTCCCCCCTCTGGGGATGGCGGGAGTCGACCCGGTACGGGTTCTCCTCCACCTGGTCGGAACGGCATACCGCCCATGCAGCGGGCCTGGGCACCTTCGGCCTCTGCGACGGCCTCATCACGCCGGCGGGAAAGGCCATGCGCTGCGGCTCCGTCGTGGCGGCATTTCCGTCTTCTCCTCCGGCGCGGCCTTACCGCGATCATCATGCCTGGTGCCTCTTCTTCACCGATGGAACCTGCGGAAAGTGCATTCCCCGCTGCCCCGCCGGGGCCATCACGGAGCAGGGGCACGACAAGAGCCGATGCCGGGCCTTCCTGTTCGAAACGGTGGCACCTTACACGAAAGAGCGGTTCGGGTTCGAAAGCTATGGCTGCGGCCTCTGCCAGACGGGCGTTCCCTGTGAATCGCGCATTCCCTTGAAGGCATGAAAGCGCATCACACCATCGGCCTGCTCCGGAGCGGCCGGCCCGTTACCCTTGCCGCCCTGGGCGATTCCCTGACCCGGGGCTGGATGGTCCGCAGGGGATACCTCGACTACCTGGCGGAGATGCTCCGCCGGGAGTACCCGGCCTGCGATCTCCGGATCGTTAACGAGGGCCTCCCCGGCGATACGGCGGACTGCGGCCTGTACCGGCTCGAGACGGACATCCTGGACGTGAAGCCGCACTGCGTCCTCGTCCAGTACGCCATCAACGACGCCTCCCTGGGCTTCACGACGGGCCAGTTCAAGCGGACCATCCGGGGCATCGTCGAGAAGATCCGCCGCGCTGGAGAGGCAGAGATCGTTCTTGTCACGTCCAGTTTCATCGGCGACAACCGTGAGAACGGCATCGTGGAAGAGTATTACGGAGTTCTCGCGGACCTCGGAGCGGAGGAGGGACTGCCCGTCGCCCGAGTGCACGAACACTGGAAGCGGAAGGTCGCCGAGGGGGTGGACTGGCGCTCCCTTGTCCAGTTCGACTTCGTCCACCCCACCATGGAGGGTTACCGGTACATGGCCGAGGCCGTCATGGAGATTTTCCGGGAGGATCACGCGGAGGGACTGCAGGAAGCCCCACAGCGCTGATGGAATCACGGCGGCGGCGCGGTCTGCGGGCGGCGCCGAACAGCGGATGAATTCAAAGGAGAAGCAGATGCCCGTAACAGACTTGATCTCGACGCCCGAGGACCGGCGGATCCTGCGACGAATTCTTACAGCCGGCCGGCATGGAGCCGGGAGCGCCGATGGAGGGGAGCTGACCGCCCGCCTGGGCCTCCTGTTCCTGGGCGCACCTTATGAAGCGTCCACCCTTGAAGGAGGGAAGGGCTCCCGCGAACCGCTCGTGATCAACCTGCAGGCCTTCGACTGCTTCACCTTCGTGGAGTCCGTGACCGCCCTCGCCCTGACGATCCTCGTCGGCAAAACGTCGTTCGAGGCCTTCGCCGAAAATCTGGAGCGCCTGCGTTACCGCCGGGGAATCCGCGGGGACTATGCATCCCGCCTCCATTACTTCACCGACTGGCTCGGCGACAACCGGCGGCTGGGCATCCTTCGCGACGTGACCCGGGAGCTGGGCGGGCGTCCCCTTCCGAAACCGATCCGCTACATGTCGGACCATTCCGGATCCTACCCGCCCCTGGCCGACGGGACATTGCTGAACGCGGTGCGCCGGGCCGAACGCAATCTCTCGAGGCGGTGCCGGTATTTTCTTCCGAGGGACGTCATCGAAGAAGCGGAACCGCTGATCCGGGAGGGAGACCTGATCGGCGTCACCACCGCCGCAGAGGGCCTCGACGTCGTCCACGCCGGCCTGGCCGTCCGGAGGAGCGACCGCCTTCACCTGCTCCACGCATCCCGGCCCGGGGGTGGGGTTGTAATTACGGGAGAACGCCTGCACCGCTACGTCGCCGGACGCGGGGACGCCACCGGTATCGTCGCGGGCCGGCTGAGACCGGCGCAGCAATAGACTCCGGCATCCCGGGTCTCGACGGGCCGGCCGGTTTGCCACGGGACGGGATATCGAGAAAGCGGAAGATGTTTTTTTTACATGAACCTGCCGATGGGGAGAGAGGAAGACCGCGTTCCATCAGGCCTGAAATCGGGGAAAACGGTTTCAGGTCCGATGGAACGTGAATGTTTCGGTGGAAACGGACGCTGCCCGGACCTTCAGTCCGCAGCTCCCGACTCCGGCGTTGCGGACTCTGCGGCGGCGTACATGCCCCGTTTCACTTTCCGGACCTTGCCCCGTTTCTCGGCCGCGTAAATGACGCCCCAGATCTGCTGTTCCGAGAGGCCCGTACTGGCCTTCAGGTCCGACGTGGTGACTCCGGAGGGGTTTTCCCGGATCAACTCCAGAACCCGGTCCGTGTTGGAGGATCCCTGAATCCTGCGGCCTCCCGCCCGTCTGTTTCGCATCGCCGTTTTGTCTGACTTTTTCTCTTTCCCTGCCTTTTTCGCCCTGACTCCCTTCCCGGCTTTTATGGCCTTTTTCGGTGTCCGGCCTTTTCTTCTCCTGGGCTCCTCGCGCACTTCCTGCGCCACCGACAGAATCAGGCTCTGGATCTTGTCGAAGTACGTCTCGACAAACGCCTGGCTGCCTTCTATTTCGATTTCCATGGAAGACGGATTGAACTTGATACGGTAGTTTCCGCCCATACTTACGCCTCCTTTTCATAGTAGTTCATTGTATGTTTTGTGGGAGAGTAAATAACGGATTGAGTTTTGTCAAGATAAATATCTGCTGATATTGAACGTTTATAAAACTCAATGGCAATATCGAGATTTCATCGGCAACTCACAGGCGTCATATCAATCTCGCATATCCCGTCGGATCAGCGAAACGAATCCTCCGGTTACAGAAGCAATGGTCGAGCAGAGGATTTATAGTCCGATGCATCCGTGCATCATGGAACTCAACACAGCCATGCGGATTTCCTTGACAGAAGAACCATGGAGAAGTCAAGAATGCGTCCAGCATCCGGCAGCTCAACCGGATGCATTCTTGCGAGGGGTGGGGTTCATGAATCGAAAGGAATCTTTTTCCGAGCAGTTTCTCCTCGGCGGCTCTCCGCAGCATGACGGGTCTTCCCTGTCGTCGGTCCTGCGTACGGACCGTCATGCGGAGGGCTGGAACGGAATCCCTCACGGCGGCTTTGCCATGGGTGTCTTCGTCGAGCTGGCGCTCCGGGCCATGGGAGAATCGTCGTCTTCATTCCCGGACCCCTGGACGGCCGATTTCCGGCTTGGGGGAGCGAGCCTGCGTCGCGGAGACCGGGCCGACGTGAAGGTCGAAGCCACGGAGAGGGGTGCGGAGGGCGCCATCACCGTTCCGTCGTCGGATGATCCCTATATGACGGCGGTTTTCCTCCGCGGCGAGACCGACCAGGAGTCCCTGGCGGCATTCCGTTCCCTTCTCCCATCCTCCCTTCCCGATCATGAACGGGACGGCATCCCCCTCCCCTTCTATCGGGAATGCCTGGTCTGCGGCACGGAAAGGGAAGTCCCCGGCCTCAAGCGGCGACTCTTTCTGGCACCTCCCCCTGCGCGGAAAACCGTCTTCACCCGGGCCGGCTTCGATGAGCGGGACAGAGAGAGTTTCGATCGATTTCAGAAGGATGGAATCACTCACCCGGTCGCCCCCCTGGCTCTCCTGGATGAAATCCTGGGCTGGGGCGGTTTCATGCTGGCGGGCCAGGGAGGCGTCACGGTCCGGATCCGTTTCACGTTCCTTCGCCGGATCCTCGCCGGTGAAAAACTGATCTTTCTGGGCCGGGGCGACCGCGTGCGGGGCACATCCCCCTCGCGCATGCTCTTTTGGGCATCCGGCGGTGCAGCAGCCGTCCATCCCGACGGCGGTCTGGAGCCGGTGGCGACGGCCGCAGGCCAGTTCATGGTCGTCCCGGAATTGACAGAGCAGATGAAAACGACACTCCTCCCCCGCGAATGGACGGACCGGGCCTTCCGCCTTGCCGGCCCCGGGAAATAAAGCGGACCTATTTTCCGGGACGTTCAAAAATGGCTGGATGCAAGGCGCCCGCAGGCTTGAGCCGTGAGTCGTACACATACGTACTTCGAGCGGCGAAAGACAAGGGCAACGAAGCAGACGGCCGTTTTTCAGCAGCCCGCCTTCCTCTTCTTCACCCCAAGGGCCGTTCAAAAACGTCCGGATGCAAGGCGCCTGAAATCCCGAGCCATGAGTCGTACTTTTTCGTACGTCGAATGGCAAGGGATGAGGGCAACGAAGCAGACGGGCGTTTTTCAACGGCCCGCCTTCTCTATTTTGTCGAAGTGGTGCAAATCCGCATATGCGCTGAACTGGCCGCCCCAGCGCCAGCCCCGTTCCAGGAAGGCCCGGACGACGGGGTGGCCTTCCGACAGCGTGCCCGGCACCTCCGGACGCCAGGATGCGCCGGGAGGGGTGATCCGGCCGTCGCGGTAGAGCACGGGGTTCAGGAAAGGGTTGATGTCGACGGCCCGGCCGAAGGCGTGATTGGAAAGGCGGTCCGTCCCCTCGACGACGCGGTAATTGAAGGCGGAGGAGTTGTTGTCCGCCATGGAGGCGTCGTCGGACCAGCCGTAGCGGACAACGGGCACGACACGCGCGACGGGAAAGCGAAGCGTCTGCATGAGCCGGAAGATATACAGCACCTCCGCCTCCAGGGTCTCGTGGACGACCAACTGGCCCCGATGATCCCGGCCGTCCAGGCCGAGGTACTCCACCTCCAGCAGGCGAAGGCTGCGCAGCACCTCCTCCGGCGCGGCCGTCCCCGCCACGGCCTCGCCAAACGTCATGGCGCTGTCCGCGATCACGCCCGCCGGCCCGCTCCCTGCCCTCATCACTCCTCCTTCAGGCATTTCCCGGCGCAGGAAACCCCCGACAGGGAATGCTCCCGGAAGGAATCCAGGACCTTCTCCACGGCCCCGGCATCGGCCGATACGTCGCGATAGATCTCCCGGATCAGGGCCTCGTTCATCCGCAGGAAGTCCGTCTCCCTGGCTGTAATGATGGTCCCCGCCATTTCCACGGTTCCCGGGCTCACGAGGATCTGTTCCTCGCCTTCCCGGAAATAGGCCTCCGGCCGGCCCTGCCGCCGGGGAAACAGAAACAGGGTCCAGCGGCCGTCGCGGAAGCGGCCGAGCAGGTTCATCATGGGCTTTCCTGGCGCCGGGGGGACGCGCTCCAGGGCGTCGACGACCTCGGTGAGCATCCGGGAAAGCGGCTCCTCGCGGGCGCCCTCCAGCGTCAGGAGCGTCCTGCCGGCGTGGGCTCCGAAAGACAGGAGGATCCCCTCCCGCTCGTGCACCGGTTTCAGGTTCCAGACAGCCGGTGAGTCCTTCTCCACGGGCAGCGCCCCCGACGGGACGGCCTGGAGGTGCAGATGGTCCGGAGCGGAGGCACCCGACAGCGGCCCATTGAAGAACACGGACCACACCGGGGAGAGCCTCCGGGCGAGGCCCGGCAGGACGCCGAGGATCGCCCGGACGTCCTGGAGGCGGTGTTCCCGGTGCACCACGGTCAGGTGGCGGGGAAAAATCGGGTAGGGGTTGCAGAGGATCCACCATTCGTCGAGGTACAGGATGCTCTCCTGCTCCCGCGGCCGGTTCTCCGGACAGAGGAAGCAGGGCCGCCGGGCCACGGCGGCCGGATCCGTATCCGCGTTCGTGCTGTTGATCCGGCCGGGATTGAAGACGACATTCACCGTTCCGCCGTCCAGCCCGAATGCCCGTTCCCAGACGCTCGCCAGGGCCACGCTGTTCTCCGCCAGGAGCGGCCAGGTCATCATCTGCCCGGCGTGGAGGCGGAGGCACAGGTCGGGAAGGGATTCCCCGCCTCCATCCCCGGGGTAGGCCATCGTCTCGTTCGCATCGTCCATTCGTTCCATCAATGCTATTCCTTTCGCCTTTCCATGGTCCGACGGTTCTTCCGCCGGCGGGCCGTTATTTCGAGGGTCCGGAGCCTGTCCTTGTAGGCGTCGTTCCGGTTCGCCGCCTCCACGGAAAGGGCGGCGTCGGTGTTGCCGCCCCACCGCCGGCACAGGTAGAGGGATTCGTAGATCCGCCCGATCCGGTAATCCCGGGAGATCCGCAGGGCCACGGCGTAGTCCTCCCCGTAACCCACGTCGGGAAAGCCGAAGCGCCGGAGCACAGCCGTGTCGAAGGCCCGGGGCGCCCCCAGGCCGTTGATCCGGAGGGCGTTGTTCCGGCCGTTGCCGGGCGTCCATTCCCTGTGATCGATGAGTCCCGGAGGGATTTCCTCGAGCCGCTCGTTCACGAGCCGGTAGGAGCCGACGACCATGGCGTATGGGCCCTCCCGGAGGAGGTCCACGATCCGCTGCAGCGCGTCCGTCCCTTCGTAGAGGTCGTCCGAGTCGAGCTGGACGGCGTAGCGCCCGCAGAAGGGAGAGCGGACCGCCTCGTTCCAGCAGCCGCCGATGTTCAGATCCGTCCGCGCCGGGACGATGTGCCGGAGCACCGGGTTCCGCCGCGCCAGGCCCGCCAGAACCTCCGTCGTGCCGTCGGTGGAGTGGTTGTCCACGACCAGGACGTTGAAGGGAAAGTCCGCCTTCTGGCCCAGGGCGCTGTCGGCGGCCTCCGCCACCGTCCCTTTCCGGTTCTTCACCGGGATGATCACGCTGGCCAAGACCGGAAAGACCTCCCGGGACCGGGGAACCGGACGGAAGACCGGCGGGAGGTACGCCCCGAGCCGCTTCAGGTGGGCCGTCGCCGCCGCTTCGAATTCCAGCTGGGCCTCCCGGTTCCGCGGATCGACATACTCGAAGTGCCGCTCCGCCGCCGTTCCGGTCTCTATTGACGGCATCCCGGCCGCCGTCCGGGAAAAAAGAGCGCGGTCCAGACGGCGGAGCCCGTGGTCCAGGGACAGCTTCAGCCGGAGATCGTAGAAGCCGGCGGCCCGGAAGTCCGGGACGGAGCCGTATTTCCCGAGAACGGACCGGCAGGCGGCCATGGACAGCAGAACGGCCGGCCCGAAGTCGAAACCCTCCCGAATGCTCCCCCGCCGGCAGGCGATAACCGGATGATCCACCCATCCGCCGGGGCCGGACTCCCGGTAGCCGCCGTAGGCCATCCCCGTCCCGACCCGCCGCAGGGCCTTCCGCAGCGCCGAGAGGCTCCCGGAGAGCGGCAGGACCACCGAATCCGGATCGAGGACCGCCAGGGCCTCCTCCGTCCGGACCGCCTCGGGGATCCGGTTCCAGGTCCCGCCGGCATGGAGGGATTCGACCCGCAGGGAATCGACGCCCGGCCGTTTGAGCGGCGGGCTGTTTCCTCCGTTGAAGACGAGAATCCGCACCACCTCCGGTTCGGCGGAAAAGGCATCGATCATCCGGGCGGATGATTCCCGGCTCCCCTGCGGCAGAATGACGGTGATTCCGTTCATGATCCCGATGCTCCCGTGCTGCGATCCCGGGCCTCCTTCAGCGGCCTCCGAAAACCGGGTGGCGGGCCGCGGCGAAGGACACGATGCGGCTCCCCAGGGCGCCGTAGGAGTATCCCGCGGCCTCGGCGGAGCAGGCCACGCTGGCGTCGGCACTGATGTCGGCGTTGGGATTCACGTCCAGGACGTAAAAGACGCCGTCCCGGAGGCGCAGGTCGATCCGGGCATAGTCCCGGCATCCCGTCGCCCGGTAGGCCTCCCGGGAAACCGCCGCCAGGGTCTCCCGCTCCGCCGGTTCGAGGGGCGCCGGGAGCAGGGTCCGGATGGCCGTATAATGGAAGGATCCGGGGACGAACTTGGCCTCGAAGGTGCAGAGGCGGTCCTGAAGGCGGCCGATGTCCGAGTAGTCCATCTCCACGGCGGGGAGCATCTCCACGGGGCCGTTGCCCCACAGGACGGCCCGGAACTCGCGGCCGTCGATGAACTCCTCCACCAGGGCCGGCTGGCGCCAGGTCGAAACGACGAAGTCCACCCGGTCCAGCAGCTCCCTCTCGGTCATGACGACGGCCTCGGCGGTGATCCCGGCGCTGCAGTGCTCGCGGAGGGCCTTCACGATGGCCGGGAATCGCCTCCAGCGTCCCCGCTCCGGCACCGCGAACAGGGCGCCCTCGGGAACGGGGACGCCGCGCTCCCCCAGGAGGTTCCGGACGCGGCCCTTGTCTTCGCAGAACGCCAGGGCCTCCGGCGCCGCGCCGGTGTAAACGAAGCCCGCCCCGCCGATCCGCCGGGCCGCCTCGGCCTCGCTCCGTTCGATTCCGGGAATGGCCTCGCACCAGTTGAAGACGATCCACCCGGCCGGGTCCAGGTTCGACAGGGCATTAAAATCTTTCTCACCCCGGACGGAAACCTCCCGGACCCGGTGGCCTTCGCCTTCCAGGGCGGCAGCGAGCCTCCGGGTCTCCCGGAGGACCTCCTCCTGCGCGCCGGCGTCCCAGGATTCGTCGAGGTTGTAGACCAGAAGCACCGGCTCAGGCGACAACATGAATCCCCCTTTCCGCCAGCGCCTCCCGGCACCGTGAGAGCAGGTCCTCCAGGCGGGGAAAACCGCCGTGCCGGCGGGCCGCCTCGGCAAGGTTCAGGAAGCCCCGGGGGATATGGTCCAGGAACTCCCGCTTCCCCTTCCGGAGCCCCAGGAATCCATAGGCCCCCATGGCCTGGAGGAGCCGCTGGACCGAGGCCTCCCGGAAGCGGGACGCATCGTCCCCGGCAATCTCCGGCAGCCCGCCGAGCCCGGCGTACCAGAACAGCATCTCCATTCGCTCATCCTCGGCCAGCGGCACGTAGGGATCGTACAGGAGCGATCCGAGGTCGTAGAGGGGATTCCCGAGGCGCATCCCCTGGAAGTCGATCAGAACCGGCTCTCCCCGGAGGATCATGACGTTCTTCGACTGGAAGTCCCGGTGGACGAGGCAGGGCGGGACCGCAAGCAGCCGCTCCGCCAGGGCCGACAGCTCCTTCTCCAGGGCCTCCCACTCCCGGCCGCCCGGCCGGATTCCGCAGACGGCGTAAACGAACGATTCGAGAAAATACTCCCGCTCCCAGCGGTACAGGTCCGGCCCGAACGAGGCCATCAGGCCCAGCTCTCCCGCGGCTTCCTCCGGCCGGGGATACCCGTGGAGATGGTGCGCCGCCTCCAGAACCTTCCCGTAGAGGGCGCGGCGGACCTCCCAGGGGGCGTCCCGGAACGACCAGAGATCGGCGTCGCCGGCATCCTCCAGGAGGACGAAACCGCGCTTGGGATCCTCGGCGAGAATTTGCGGCACGGGGACGCCGATTCCCAGGAGGAACCGGGCCGTCGCCGTAAAAATCGTGTTTTCCCGGCCCTCCGGTCCGTACTGCATCATGACCGTCGACGATCCACCGGGTCCCGCCACCCGGTGGAAGGACCGGTCCGACCCTCCGCCCGCCAGGAGCGTCAGTTCAACCGTCTCCTCCGCTTTCAGGGACAGGACCTCTCGCAGCCAGGATGCCGCTTCTTGAGAAAACATCGTCATCGTCTAAGAAAACCTTCCATTCCCGGGCAAACGGAACGAAGGGCCGTTCGCCTCGCCGCGCTGTGCGCTATTTGCGGAACGCCCCGGAACCCCGGGAGGCAAACTCCTCATCCAGCCGATTGTAGGCCTCGACCGTGCCGATGTCGTGCCATGACCCCTCATCAATGATCACCGAGCCGACGGATCCCGGCTGCCGACGGATCATCTCCACGAAAACGGGGACCACCGACTCGATCCGCCCCGGCTCCAGGCGATCGAGGAAGGCCCGCTCCACCGCGTAGATCCCGGTAAACAGGCACTGCCGCGTCCCGGGATTTCCCAGGATCCCCCGCATGTCGCAGATCCGCCCCTCCCCGTCGACGCTGACGTTCCGGAGGCCGCCGGAACTGCGGAGTGCCAGCATCGCCTCCGGCCGGCTCCGGAAATGGGCCGTGAGGAGCCTCTCCAGGGGAAGGTCGCTCACGACGTCCCCGTTGTACACCAGGATCGTTTCGTCGTCGCTGTCCAGGAGAACCTCGATGTTCTTCAGCCCCCCGGCGGTGTCCAGGAGCACCGGTTCGTGGCGGAACAGAACGGGAAGGCCCCGCCAGGTCCCGTCCGGGAAGGCGCGGGCGTATGCCTCCGCCCGGTGGTGGGTGTTGACGATGAACCGCTCGACGCCGGCCGCCCGGAGGTGCTCCATGGCGTACGTGATGATCGGCCTTCCGCCCAGGGGAAGAAGGGGTTTCGGGCATTCCTCCGTCAGGGGCCGGAGGCGCATCCCCAGCCCGGCGCCCAGGATGAATGCGGTTCTAACGGATGGCTGTTCAGTCATAAAGCCTCGTCAGGGACGTCCCCGGGAAATAGCGGGCCAGGATCTCCTCCGCCCGGTCGCCCCGCCAAGCCAAGGCGGCGGCCCCGATCTGGCAGAATCCGACCCCGTGGCCCCAGCCCGCTCCATGGATGATGAAACGCTCGGGCGGACCGGACGGCGGGCCTTCCGTTTCCACGATAAACGCGCTACTGTAGAGGTGGCTCCGGGAGAGCCAGCGGCGGATCTCCAGCTCCTTGCCCACGACGACGGTCCGCCGGGAACCCTCGACGCGCAGGCGGACGATCCGCCCCGACGGCCCCCGCTCGAGAGGCACGAGATCCAGGAGGTCCCCGAAACCCAGTCCCGATTTTTCCTCCAGGATCGCCTGCAGTTCCTCCCGTCCGTACTCCACCTTCCAGCGGAAAAAGTCCGGCGTCTCGCGGTCGAAGTCGGGAAGGACGGTCTTCAGGATGTCCGGATCGCGGACCCGGCAGCAGGCCTCCGGCTCCGAGCGGATCCAGCGCTCCGCCTCCTCCTCGTTCGAGACGACCGGGAAAGAAGCCGGTCCGTCCGCCACCGAAACGAGGTAGGGGACATGGACATCCTCCCAGGCGCTCTGGAAACGCTCCGTCCGGCCGCCGCAGCACTTGGAATAGCGGGCGTCGCAGACCTCGCCC
Above is a window of Syntrophaceae bacterium DNA encoding:
- a CDS encoding M15 family metallopeptidase, whose product is MRAGSGPAGVIADSAMTFGEAVAGTAAPEEVLRSLRLLEVEYLGLDGRDHRGQLVVHETLEAEVLYIFRLMQTLRFPVARVVPVVRYGWSDDASMADNNSSAFNYRVVEGTDRLSNHAFGRAVDINPFLNPVLYRDGRITPPGASWRPEVPGTLSEGHPVVRAFLERGWRWGGQFSAYADLHHFDKIEKAGR
- the hcp gene encoding hydroxylamine reductase; the encoded protein is MFCFQCEQTAKGTGCEKGGVCGKPPEVAVLQDLLVHALKGYSGTVLAARRMGLVDSGAGPFTVRALFATLTNVNFDPERIAALVRECAERRDALREKILGAGGTPPEGKAFSFAPADSLEGLVRQGEEVGIPTADSLDLNIRSLRELLTYGLKGVAAYADHARILGREDEAVYGFCHEGLASTLDESLGVPDLLGLVLKCGAINLRAMEILDAAHTETYGHPVPTQVPLGTRPGKAILVSGHDLMDLEQILRMSAGKGIDVYTHGEMLPVHGYPGLKKYPHLYGHYGTAWQNQHREFTAFPGAILMTTNCLQKPREEYADRIFTTGAVGWPGIPHLDRESFSAVIDKALSLPGFTEETGEKSVTVGFGRNAVLSVAGAVVEAVKAGKIRHFFLVGGCDGARPGRSYYTEFVEKAPADTVILTLACGKFRFFDRELGDIGGIPRLLDVGQCNDAYSAVKIAQALAEAFGVGVNELPLSLVLSWYEQKAVAILLTLLHLGIRNIRLGPSLPAFVSPGVLDVLVKDFGLMPITTAEADLAAILK
- a CDS encoding cupin domain-containing protein, coding for MERIDAKEADLRGRVLETAALAAYQEGSVVSRQVLGRKTGTVTLFAFDEGQGLSEHTAPFDALVLVLDGEAEISISGRPHRLKAGEMIIMPAGEPHALQAVKSFKMMLVMIRS
- a CDS encoding DUF4922 domain-containing protein translates to MERMDDANETMAYPGDGGGESLPDLCLRLHAGQMMTWPLLAENSVALASVWERAFGLDGGTVNVVFNPGRINSTNADTDPAAVARRPCFLCPENRPREQESILYLDEWWILCNPYPIFPRHLTVVHREHRLQDVRAILGVLPGLARRLSPVWSVFFNGPLSGASAPDHLHLQAVPSGALPVEKDSPAVWNLKPVHEREGILLSFGAHAGRTLLTLEGAREEPLSRMLTEVVDALERVPPAPGKPMMNLLGRFRDGRWTLFLFPRRQGRPEAYFREGEEQILVSPGTVEMAGTIITARETDFLRMNEALIREIYRDVSADAGAVEKVLDSFREHSLSGVSCAGKCLKEE
- a CDS encoding epoxyqueuosine reductase, whose translation is METASWLTGQIREFARTSPDNSLRNHGGERAWQEPLVGFAGGADPLFVRLKEDIGDFYWTPGEIFSLTFPDRPFLPEDLTVASWVLPQTKATKEDNRHLDERPSERWARSRKFGEEFNVLLARHVVDRLREKGIDAVAPSLGSPLWGWRESTRYGFSSTWSERHTAHAAGLGTFGLCDGLITPAGKAMRCGSVVAAFPSSPPARPYRDHHAWCLFFTDGTCGKCIPRCPAGAITEQGHDKSRCRAFLFETVAPYTKERFGFESYGCGLCQTGVPCESRIPLKA
- a CDS encoding DUF1460 domain-containing protein; translation: MPVTDLISTPEDRRILRRILTAGRHGAGSADGGELTARLGLLFLGAPYEASTLEGGKGSREPLVINLQAFDCFTFVESVTALALTILVGKTSFEAFAENLERLRYRRGIRGDYASRLHYFTDWLGDNRRLGILRDVTRELGGRPLPKPIRYMSDHSGSYPPLADGTLLNAVRRAERNLSRRCRYFLPRDVIEEAEPLIREGDLIGVTTAAEGLDVVHAGLAVRRSDRLHLLHASRPGGGVVITGERLHRYVAGRGDATGIVAGRLRPAQQ
- a CDS encoding SGNH/GDSL hydrolase family protein; the protein is MKAHHTIGLLRSGRPVTLAALGDSLTRGWMVRRGYLDYLAEMLRREYPACDLRIVNEGLPGDTADCGLYRLETDILDVKPHCVLVQYAINDASLGFTTGQFKRTIRGIVEKIRRAGEAEIVLVTSSFIGDNRENGIVEEYYGVLADLGAEEGLPVARVHEHWKRKVAEGVDWRSLVQFDFVHPTMEGYRYMAEAVMEIFREDHAEGLQEAPQR